One part of the Triplophysa rosa linkage group LG5, Trosa_1v2, whole genome shotgun sequence genome encodes these proteins:
- the nfatc4 gene encoding nuclear factor of activated T-cells, cytoplasmic 4 isoform X3, whose translation MGAAPGSGWEEGEFEFKLVFEEDPPRQSHCGPEESADPAGTSDTNSTNTLAGQPVGIPLPSPSGGHRAGMHSPPPRRALVREIIGTYESLPARSIQVSESRVLECPSIQITTISPEDDSGPAGGSYWDSGCGWDRERLYLPLLDSYRDVMTGAGSLSPSPSPASSSSSRGWLSPASSCDSLLVEEEELNEATAHFCLSPSSRPTSPGGKKRRNSPLASPSTSRRSSYSEDHPSLTDTGETSAQSHAPASCELNIPQKTRKTSLEQVSSRELEPDSTPIQNPPCPVPEVAQMRREPPSLGMDYLSVPPALGWGRTRASAHSPIFRCNALPPLDWPLPSQFDQYELRIEVQPRPHHRAHYETEGSRGAVKATPGGHPVVKLTGYAERQPLSLQVFVGTADDRSIRPHPFYQIHRVTGKMVGTASQESIQAGTKLLDIPLNPENNMTALIDCAGILKLRNSDIELRKGETDVGRKNTRVRLVFRAHLPLSPPVVPPGRVLALQVASLPIECSQRSAQELPVVESVSLTSCSAEGGEELILGGTNFLANSRVFFTERGSDGKVQWEEEAHVDRDKSDESLLCVRVPAYSDVSLSHPASVCLYVSNGKRKRSSTHCFKYLPRVTLCPVGSSGSDRHMRPDVSIDDRNMSFHLPPYPSDYSYSHAYREEYCHKPEVPEDSGGRGALTERHPSFESLELGFTELLPPMYPRVPQPLSPSPSHSPWLDSPYLSSSPSPSHSCSLSPYPASSPISGSPLPPLSHSPYPPCSQEMCSSPPSNTSHYQELCPPPYSQYEGWEQQMRPSCERDGLKLDGPPDFTGPSPMQHITLEEVNEFIGEDIRSFQMGPHMDSRPG comes from the exons ATGGGGGCCGCGCCGGGCTCGGGATGGGAGGAGGGAGAGTTCGAGTTTAAACTTGTGTTCGAGGAGGACCCGCCGCGACAGAGCCACTGCGGCCCGGAGGAGAGCGCTGATCCAGCCGGTACCAGCG ATACCAACTCGACTAACACACTGGCTGGTCAACCAGTGGGCATCCCCCTGCCCTCTCCATCAGGCGGGCACCGGGCTGGGATGCATTCTCCGCCCCCCAGACGGGCATTAGTCAGAGAGATCATTGGCACTTATGAGAGTCTGCCAGCTAGATCAATACAG GTGTCGGAGTCCAGAGTCCTGGAGTGCCCCAGCATCCAGATCACCACCATCTCCCCTGAAGATGACTCTGGCCCGGCGGGGGGGAGTTACTGGGACAGCGGCTGCGGCTGGGACAGGGAACGTCTGTACCTGCCCCTGCTAGACTCTTACCGTGACGTCATGACAGGAGCAGGTTCCTTGAGCCCCAGTCCCAGCCCCGCTTCCAGCTCCTCATCTCGTGGATGGCTGAGTCCAGCTTCCAGCTGTGATTCTCTTctggtggaggaggaggagctTAACGAAGCCACCGCCCACTTCTGCCTGTCGCCCTCCTCGCGGCCCACCTCTCCTGGCGGCAAAAAGCGCAGGAACTCCCCGCTGGCCTCCCCCAGCACCTCCCGCAGGAGCAGCTACTCGGAGGATCACCCCTCTCTGACGGACACAGGAGAAACCTCGGCTCAGTCTCACGCACCTGCGAGCTGTGAGCTCAACATCCCACAGAAGACCAGGAAGACGTCTCTGGAACAG GTGTCATCCCGAGAACTTGAACCCGACTCGACCCCCATTCAAAACCCTCCCTGCCCCGTCCCAGAGGTTGCTCAGATGAGAAGAGAGCCCCCCTCATTAGGCATGGACTACCTGTCTGTCCCCCCCGCTCTGGGCTGGGGCAGAACCAGGGCCAGCGCTCACAGTCCCATTTTTAG GTGTAATGCACTGCCACCTCTGGATTGGCCTCTGCCATCACAGTTCGATCAGTATGAACTGCGCATAGAGGTGCAGCCACGGCCACACCATCGGGCTCATTATGAAACCGAAGGCAGTCGAGGAGCAGTGAAGGCAACACCTGGAGGTCATCCAGTGGTGAAG CTCACCGGTTACGCCGAGAGACAGCCGCTCTCTCTACAGGTGTTTGTAGGAACGGCCGACGACAGGTCTATACGGCCTCATCCTTTCTATCAAATACACAG AGTGACAGGGAAGATGGTGGGCACAGCCAGTCAGGAGAGCATCCAGGCGGGCACCAAACTGCTGGACATCCCCCTCAACCCCGAGAACAACATGACTGCCCT CATCGACTGTGCAGGTATTCTCAAGCTGAGGAACTCGGACATTGAGCTCAGGAAAGGAGAGACGGACGTCGGGAGAAAGAATACCCGAGTGCGTTTGGTGTTTCGCGCACACCTGCCTCTGTCTCCGCCCGTCGTCCCACCAGGACGGGTCTTAGCCCTGCAGGTGGCCTCTTTACCCATCGAATGCT CACAGCGCTCCGCACAAGAGCTTCCTGTCGTGGAGTCGGTCAGTCTTACTTCCTGTTCAGCTGAAGGAGGGGAGGAGCTTATACTGGGCGGGACCAACTTCCTGGCCAACTCCAGAGTTTTCTTTACGGAGAGAGGTTCAG ATGGCAAAGTCCAATGGGAGGAAGAGGCTCATGTAGACCGGGACAAAAGCGATGAG AGTTTGCTGTGTGTGCGAGTGCCGGCCTACAGTGATGTTTCACTGAGTCACCCGGCGTCTGTCTGCTTGTACGTGTCCAATGGGAAGCGCAAGAGGAGCAGCACGCACTGTTTCAAGTATCTGCCCA GGGTGACGCTTTGCCCCGTGGGGAGCAGTGGATCAGACAGGCATATGAGACCAGATGTTTCCATCGACGACAGAAACATGTCCTTCCACCTCCCTCCATACCCCAGCGATTACTCCTACTCGCACGCCTACCGGGAGGAGTACTGCCATAAACCGGAGGTCCCCGAGGACAGCGGAGGTCGAGGTGCCCTGACCGAAAGGCATCCCAGCTTCGAGAGCCTGGAGCTGGGCTTCACCGAGCTTCTTCCTCCCATGTACCCAAGAGTCCCTCAACCTCTGTCCCCCTCACCGTCCCACTCTCCCTGGCTGGATTCCCCGTATCTGTCATCCTCGCCGTCTCCCTCACACTCCTGCTCTTTGAGCCCGTATCCCGCCAGCAGCCCGATCTCCGGCTCTCCGCTCCCGCCGCTCTCTCATTCCCCGTATCCTCCGTGCTCTCAGGAGATGTGCTCATCACCTCCGTCAAACACCAGTCACTATCAGGAGCTGTGCCCGCCGCCGTACAGCCAGTACGAGGGCTGGGAGCAGCAGATGAGACCCTCGTGTGAAAGAGACGGTCTGAAGCTGGACGGTCCACCGGACTTCACGGGACCTTCGCCGATGCAACATATCACGTTAGAGGAAG TGAATGAATTCATTGGCGAAGACATCAGATCCTTTCAGATGGGTCCACACATGGACAGTAGACCTGGTTGA
- the nfatc4 gene encoding nuclear factor of activated T-cells, cytoplasmic 4 isoform X1 encodes MGAAPGSGWEEGEFEFKLVFEEDPPRQSHCGPEESADPAGTSDTNSTNTLAGQPVGIPLPSPSGGHRAGMHSPPPRRALVREIIGTYESLPARSIQVSESRVLECPSIQITTISPEDDSGPAGGSYWDSGCGWDRERLYLPLLDSYRDVMTGAGSLSPSPSPASSSSSRGWLSPASSCDSLLVEEEELNEATAHFCLSPSSRPTSPGGKKRRNSPLASPSTSRRSSYSEDHPSLTDTGETSAQSHAPASCELNIPQKTRKTSLEQVSSRELEPDSTPIQNPPCPVPEVAQMRREPPSLGMDYLSVPPALGWGRTRASAHSPIFRCNALPPLDWPLPSQFDQYELRIEVQPRPHHRAHYETEGSRGAVKATPGGHPVVKLTGYAERQPLSLQVFVGTADDRSIRPHPFYQIHRVTGKMVGTASQESIQAGTKLLDIPLNPENNMTALIDCAGILKLRNSDIELRKGETDVGRKNTRVRLVFRAHLPLSPPVVPPGRVLALQVASLPIECSQRSAQELPVVESVSLTSCSAEGGEELILGGTNFLANSRVFFTERGSDGKVQWEEEAHVDRDKSDESLLCVRVPAYSDVSLSHPASVCLYVSNGKRKRSSTHCFKYLPIMYREEDPLMSRPSRLPLEGVTLCPVGSSGSDRHMRPDVSIDDRNMSFHLPPYPSDYSYSHAYREEYCHKPEVPEDSGGRGALTERHPSFESLELGFTELLPPMYPRVPQPLSPSPSHSPWLDSPYLSSSPSPSHSCSLSPYPASSPISGSPLPPLSHSPYPPCSQEMCSSPPSNTSHYQELCPPPYSQYEGWEQQMRPSCERDGLKLDGPPDFTGPSPMQHITLEEVNEFIGEDIRSFQMGPHMDSRPG; translated from the exons ATGGGGGCCGCGCCGGGCTCGGGATGGGAGGAGGGAGAGTTCGAGTTTAAACTTGTGTTCGAGGAGGACCCGCCGCGACAGAGCCACTGCGGCCCGGAGGAGAGCGCTGATCCAGCCGGTACCAGCG ATACCAACTCGACTAACACACTGGCTGGTCAACCAGTGGGCATCCCCCTGCCCTCTCCATCAGGCGGGCACCGGGCTGGGATGCATTCTCCGCCCCCCAGACGGGCATTAGTCAGAGAGATCATTGGCACTTATGAGAGTCTGCCAGCTAGATCAATACAG GTGTCGGAGTCCAGAGTCCTGGAGTGCCCCAGCATCCAGATCACCACCATCTCCCCTGAAGATGACTCTGGCCCGGCGGGGGGGAGTTACTGGGACAGCGGCTGCGGCTGGGACAGGGAACGTCTGTACCTGCCCCTGCTAGACTCTTACCGTGACGTCATGACAGGAGCAGGTTCCTTGAGCCCCAGTCCCAGCCCCGCTTCCAGCTCCTCATCTCGTGGATGGCTGAGTCCAGCTTCCAGCTGTGATTCTCTTctggtggaggaggaggagctTAACGAAGCCACCGCCCACTTCTGCCTGTCGCCCTCCTCGCGGCCCACCTCTCCTGGCGGCAAAAAGCGCAGGAACTCCCCGCTGGCCTCCCCCAGCACCTCCCGCAGGAGCAGCTACTCGGAGGATCACCCCTCTCTGACGGACACAGGAGAAACCTCGGCTCAGTCTCACGCACCTGCGAGCTGTGAGCTCAACATCCCACAGAAGACCAGGAAGACGTCTCTGGAACAG GTGTCATCCCGAGAACTTGAACCCGACTCGACCCCCATTCAAAACCCTCCCTGCCCCGTCCCAGAGGTTGCTCAGATGAGAAGAGAGCCCCCCTCATTAGGCATGGACTACCTGTCTGTCCCCCCCGCTCTGGGCTGGGGCAGAACCAGGGCCAGCGCTCACAGTCCCATTTTTAG GTGTAATGCACTGCCACCTCTGGATTGGCCTCTGCCATCACAGTTCGATCAGTATGAACTGCGCATAGAGGTGCAGCCACGGCCACACCATCGGGCTCATTATGAAACCGAAGGCAGTCGAGGAGCAGTGAAGGCAACACCTGGAGGTCATCCAGTGGTGAAG CTCACCGGTTACGCCGAGAGACAGCCGCTCTCTCTACAGGTGTTTGTAGGAACGGCCGACGACAGGTCTATACGGCCTCATCCTTTCTATCAAATACACAG AGTGACAGGGAAGATGGTGGGCACAGCCAGTCAGGAGAGCATCCAGGCGGGCACCAAACTGCTGGACATCCCCCTCAACCCCGAGAACAACATGACTGCCCT CATCGACTGTGCAGGTATTCTCAAGCTGAGGAACTCGGACATTGAGCTCAGGAAAGGAGAGACGGACGTCGGGAGAAAGAATACCCGAGTGCGTTTGGTGTTTCGCGCACACCTGCCTCTGTCTCCGCCCGTCGTCCCACCAGGACGGGTCTTAGCCCTGCAGGTGGCCTCTTTACCCATCGAATGCT CACAGCGCTCCGCACAAGAGCTTCCTGTCGTGGAGTCGGTCAGTCTTACTTCCTGTTCAGCTGAAGGAGGGGAGGAGCTTATACTGGGCGGGACCAACTTCCTGGCCAACTCCAGAGTTTTCTTTACGGAGAGAGGTTCAG ATGGCAAAGTCCAATGGGAGGAAGAGGCTCATGTAGACCGGGACAAAAGCGATGAG AGTTTGCTGTGTGTGCGAGTGCCGGCCTACAGTGATGTTTCACTGAGTCACCCGGCGTCTGTCTGCTTGTACGTGTCCAATGGGAAGCGCAAGAGGAGCAGCACGCACTGTTTCAAGTATCTGCCCA TCATGTACAGAGAGGAAGATCCGCTCATGTCCCGTCCTTCTCGCTTGCCCCTAGAAGGGGTGACGCTTTGCCCCGTGGGGAGCAGTGGATCAGACAGGCATATGAGACCAGATGTTTCCATCGACGACAGAAACATGTCCTTCCACCTCCCTCCATACCCCAGCGATTACTCCTACTCGCACGCCTACCGGGAGGAGTACTGCCATAAACCGGAGGTCCCCGAGGACAGCGGAGGTCGAGGTGCCCTGACCGAAAGGCATCCCAGCTTCGAGAGCCTGGAGCTGGGCTTCACCGAGCTTCTTCCTCCCATGTACCCAAGAGTCCCTCAACCTCTGTCCCCCTCACCGTCCCACTCTCCCTGGCTGGATTCCCCGTATCTGTCATCCTCGCCGTCTCCCTCACACTCCTGCTCTTTGAGCCCGTATCCCGCCAGCAGCCCGATCTCCGGCTCTCCGCTCCCGCCGCTCTCTCATTCCCCGTATCCTCCGTGCTCTCAGGAGATGTGCTCATCACCTCCGTCAAACACCAGTCACTATCAGGAGCTGTGCCCGCCGCCGTACAGCCAGTACGAGGGCTGGGAGCAGCAGATGAGACCCTCGTGTGAAAGAGACGGTCTGAAGCTGGACGGTCCACCGGACTTCACGGGACCTTCGCCGATGCAACATATCACGTTAGAGGAAG TGAATGAATTCATTGGCGAAGACATCAGATCCTTTCAGATGGGTCCACACATGGACAGTAGACCTGGTTGA
- the nfatc4 gene encoding nuclear factor of activated T-cells, cytoplasmic 4 isoform X4 has protein sequence MRYDTNSTNTLAGQPVGIPLPSPSGGHRAGMHSPPPRRALVREIIGTYESLPARSIQVSESRVLECPSIQITTISPEDDSGPAGGSYWDSGCGWDRERLYLPLLDSYRDVMTGAGSLSPSPSPASSSSSRGWLSPASSCDSLLVEEEELNEATAHFCLSPSSRPTSPGGKKRRNSPLASPSTSRRSSYSEDHPSLTDTGETSAQSHAPASCELNIPQKTRKTSLEQVSSRELEPDSTPIQNPPCPVPEVAQMRREPPSLGMDYLSVPPALGWGRTRASAHSPIFRCNALPPLDWPLPSQFDQYELRIEVQPRPHHRAHYETEGSRGAVKATPGGHPVVKLTGYAERQPLSLQVFVGTADDRSIRPHPFYQIHRVTGKMVGTASQESIQAGTKLLDIPLNPENNMTALIDCAGILKLRNSDIELRKGETDVGRKNTRVRLVFRAHLPLSPPVVPPGRVLALQVASLPIECSQRSAQELPVVESVSLTSCSAEGGEELILGGTNFLANSRVFFTERGSDGKVQWEEEAHVDRDKSDESLLCVRVPAYSDVSLSHPASVCLYVSNGKRKRSSTHCFKYLPIMYREEDPLMSRPSRLPLEGVTLCPVGSSGSDRHMRPDVSIDDRNMSFHLPPYPSDYSYSHAYREEYCHKPEVPEDSGGRGALTERHPSFESLELGFTELLPPMYPRVPQPLSPSPSHSPWLDSPYLSSSPSPSHSCSLSPYPASSPISGSPLPPLSHSPYPPCSQEMCSSPPSNTSHYQELCPPPYSQYEGWEQQMRPSCERDGLKLDGPPDFTGPSPMQHITLEEVNEFIGEDIRSFQMGPHMDSRPG, from the exons ATGAGATATG ATACCAACTCGACTAACACACTGGCTGGTCAACCAGTGGGCATCCCCCTGCCCTCTCCATCAGGCGGGCACCGGGCTGGGATGCATTCTCCGCCCCCCAGACGGGCATTAGTCAGAGAGATCATTGGCACTTATGAGAGTCTGCCAGCTAGATCAATACAG GTGTCGGAGTCCAGAGTCCTGGAGTGCCCCAGCATCCAGATCACCACCATCTCCCCTGAAGATGACTCTGGCCCGGCGGGGGGGAGTTACTGGGACAGCGGCTGCGGCTGGGACAGGGAACGTCTGTACCTGCCCCTGCTAGACTCTTACCGTGACGTCATGACAGGAGCAGGTTCCTTGAGCCCCAGTCCCAGCCCCGCTTCCAGCTCCTCATCTCGTGGATGGCTGAGTCCAGCTTCCAGCTGTGATTCTCTTctggtggaggaggaggagctTAACGAAGCCACCGCCCACTTCTGCCTGTCGCCCTCCTCGCGGCCCACCTCTCCTGGCGGCAAAAAGCGCAGGAACTCCCCGCTGGCCTCCCCCAGCACCTCCCGCAGGAGCAGCTACTCGGAGGATCACCCCTCTCTGACGGACACAGGAGAAACCTCGGCTCAGTCTCACGCACCTGCGAGCTGTGAGCTCAACATCCCACAGAAGACCAGGAAGACGTCTCTGGAACAG GTGTCATCCCGAGAACTTGAACCCGACTCGACCCCCATTCAAAACCCTCCCTGCCCCGTCCCAGAGGTTGCTCAGATGAGAAGAGAGCCCCCCTCATTAGGCATGGACTACCTGTCTGTCCCCCCCGCTCTGGGCTGGGGCAGAACCAGGGCCAGCGCTCACAGTCCCATTTTTAG GTGTAATGCACTGCCACCTCTGGATTGGCCTCTGCCATCACAGTTCGATCAGTATGAACTGCGCATAGAGGTGCAGCCACGGCCACACCATCGGGCTCATTATGAAACCGAAGGCAGTCGAGGAGCAGTGAAGGCAACACCTGGAGGTCATCCAGTGGTGAAG CTCACCGGTTACGCCGAGAGACAGCCGCTCTCTCTACAGGTGTTTGTAGGAACGGCCGACGACAGGTCTATACGGCCTCATCCTTTCTATCAAATACACAG AGTGACAGGGAAGATGGTGGGCACAGCCAGTCAGGAGAGCATCCAGGCGGGCACCAAACTGCTGGACATCCCCCTCAACCCCGAGAACAACATGACTGCCCT CATCGACTGTGCAGGTATTCTCAAGCTGAGGAACTCGGACATTGAGCTCAGGAAAGGAGAGACGGACGTCGGGAGAAAGAATACCCGAGTGCGTTTGGTGTTTCGCGCACACCTGCCTCTGTCTCCGCCCGTCGTCCCACCAGGACGGGTCTTAGCCCTGCAGGTGGCCTCTTTACCCATCGAATGCT CACAGCGCTCCGCACAAGAGCTTCCTGTCGTGGAGTCGGTCAGTCTTACTTCCTGTTCAGCTGAAGGAGGGGAGGAGCTTATACTGGGCGGGACCAACTTCCTGGCCAACTCCAGAGTTTTCTTTACGGAGAGAGGTTCAG ATGGCAAAGTCCAATGGGAGGAAGAGGCTCATGTAGACCGGGACAAAAGCGATGAG AGTTTGCTGTGTGTGCGAGTGCCGGCCTACAGTGATGTTTCACTGAGTCACCCGGCGTCTGTCTGCTTGTACGTGTCCAATGGGAAGCGCAAGAGGAGCAGCACGCACTGTTTCAAGTATCTGCCCA TCATGTACAGAGAGGAAGATCCGCTCATGTCCCGTCCTTCTCGCTTGCCCCTAGAAGGGGTGACGCTTTGCCCCGTGGGGAGCAGTGGATCAGACAGGCATATGAGACCAGATGTTTCCATCGACGACAGAAACATGTCCTTCCACCTCCCTCCATACCCCAGCGATTACTCCTACTCGCACGCCTACCGGGAGGAGTACTGCCATAAACCGGAGGTCCCCGAGGACAGCGGAGGTCGAGGTGCCCTGACCGAAAGGCATCCCAGCTTCGAGAGCCTGGAGCTGGGCTTCACCGAGCTTCTTCCTCCCATGTACCCAAGAGTCCCTCAACCTCTGTCCCCCTCACCGTCCCACTCTCCCTGGCTGGATTCCCCGTATCTGTCATCCTCGCCGTCTCCCTCACACTCCTGCTCTTTGAGCCCGTATCCCGCCAGCAGCCCGATCTCCGGCTCTCCGCTCCCGCCGCTCTCTCATTCCCCGTATCCTCCGTGCTCTCAGGAGATGTGCTCATCACCTCCGTCAAACACCAGTCACTATCAGGAGCTGTGCCCGCCGCCGTACAGCCAGTACGAGGGCTGGGAGCAGCAGATGAGACCCTCGTGTGAAAGAGACGGTCTGAAGCTGGACGGTCCACCGGACTTCACGGGACCTTCGCCGATGCAACATATCACGTTAGAGGAAG TGAATGAATTCATTGGCGAAGACATCAGATCCTTTCAGATGGGTCCACACATGGACAGTAGACCTGGTTGA
- the nfatc4 gene encoding nuclear factor of activated T-cells, cytoplasmic 4 isoform X2, whose protein sequence is MGAAPGSGWEEGEFEFKLVFEEDPPRQSHCGPEESADPAGTSDTNSTNTLAGQPVGIPLPSPSGGHRAGMHSPPPRRALVREIIGTYESLPARSIQVSESRVLECPSIQITTISPEDDSGPAGGSYWDSGCGWDRERLYLPLLDSYRDVMTGAGSLSPSPSPASSSSSRGWLSPASSCDSLLVEEEELNEATAHFCLSPSSRPTSPGGKKRRNSPLASPSTSRRSSYSEDHPSLTDTGETSAQSHAPASCELNIPQKTRKTSLEQVSSRELEPDSTPIQNPPCPVPEVAQMRREPPSLGMDYLSVPPALGWGRTRASAHSPIFRCNALPPLDWPLPSQFDQYELRIEVQPRPHHRAHYETEGSRGAVKATPGGHPVVKLTGYAERQPLSLQVFVGTADDRSIRPHPFYQIHRVTGKMVGTASQESIQAGTKLLDIPLNPENNMTALIDCAGILKLRNSDIELRKGETDVGRKNTRVRLVFRAHLPLSPPVVPPGRVLALQVASLPIECSQRSAQELPVVESVSLTSCSAEGGEELILGGTNFLANSRVFFTERGSDGKVQWEEEAHVDRDKSDESLLCVRVPAYSDVSLSHPASVCLYVSNGKRKRSSTHCFKYLPKGVTLCPVGSSGSDRHMRPDVSIDDRNMSFHLPPYPSDYSYSHAYREEYCHKPEVPEDSGGRGALTERHPSFESLELGFTELLPPMYPRVPQPLSPSPSHSPWLDSPYLSSSPSPSHSCSLSPYPASSPISGSPLPPLSHSPYPPCSQEMCSSPPSNTSHYQELCPPPYSQYEGWEQQMRPSCERDGLKLDGPPDFTGPSPMQHITLEEVNEFIGEDIRSFQMGPHMDSRPG, encoded by the exons ATGGGGGCCGCGCCGGGCTCGGGATGGGAGGAGGGAGAGTTCGAGTTTAAACTTGTGTTCGAGGAGGACCCGCCGCGACAGAGCCACTGCGGCCCGGAGGAGAGCGCTGATCCAGCCGGTACCAGCG ATACCAACTCGACTAACACACTGGCTGGTCAACCAGTGGGCATCCCCCTGCCCTCTCCATCAGGCGGGCACCGGGCTGGGATGCATTCTCCGCCCCCCAGACGGGCATTAGTCAGAGAGATCATTGGCACTTATGAGAGTCTGCCAGCTAGATCAATACAG GTGTCGGAGTCCAGAGTCCTGGAGTGCCCCAGCATCCAGATCACCACCATCTCCCCTGAAGATGACTCTGGCCCGGCGGGGGGGAGTTACTGGGACAGCGGCTGCGGCTGGGACAGGGAACGTCTGTACCTGCCCCTGCTAGACTCTTACCGTGACGTCATGACAGGAGCAGGTTCCTTGAGCCCCAGTCCCAGCCCCGCTTCCAGCTCCTCATCTCGTGGATGGCTGAGTCCAGCTTCCAGCTGTGATTCTCTTctggtggaggaggaggagctTAACGAAGCCACCGCCCACTTCTGCCTGTCGCCCTCCTCGCGGCCCACCTCTCCTGGCGGCAAAAAGCGCAGGAACTCCCCGCTGGCCTCCCCCAGCACCTCCCGCAGGAGCAGCTACTCGGAGGATCACCCCTCTCTGACGGACACAGGAGAAACCTCGGCTCAGTCTCACGCACCTGCGAGCTGTGAGCTCAACATCCCACAGAAGACCAGGAAGACGTCTCTGGAACAG GTGTCATCCCGAGAACTTGAACCCGACTCGACCCCCATTCAAAACCCTCCCTGCCCCGTCCCAGAGGTTGCTCAGATGAGAAGAGAGCCCCCCTCATTAGGCATGGACTACCTGTCTGTCCCCCCCGCTCTGGGCTGGGGCAGAACCAGGGCCAGCGCTCACAGTCCCATTTTTAG GTGTAATGCACTGCCACCTCTGGATTGGCCTCTGCCATCACAGTTCGATCAGTATGAACTGCGCATAGAGGTGCAGCCACGGCCACACCATCGGGCTCATTATGAAACCGAAGGCAGTCGAGGAGCAGTGAAGGCAACACCTGGAGGTCATCCAGTGGTGAAG CTCACCGGTTACGCCGAGAGACAGCCGCTCTCTCTACAGGTGTTTGTAGGAACGGCCGACGACAGGTCTATACGGCCTCATCCTTTCTATCAAATACACAG AGTGACAGGGAAGATGGTGGGCACAGCCAGTCAGGAGAGCATCCAGGCGGGCACCAAACTGCTGGACATCCCCCTCAACCCCGAGAACAACATGACTGCCCT CATCGACTGTGCAGGTATTCTCAAGCTGAGGAACTCGGACATTGAGCTCAGGAAAGGAGAGACGGACGTCGGGAGAAAGAATACCCGAGTGCGTTTGGTGTTTCGCGCACACCTGCCTCTGTCTCCGCCCGTCGTCCCACCAGGACGGGTCTTAGCCCTGCAGGTGGCCTCTTTACCCATCGAATGCT CACAGCGCTCCGCACAAGAGCTTCCTGTCGTGGAGTCGGTCAGTCTTACTTCCTGTTCAGCTGAAGGAGGGGAGGAGCTTATACTGGGCGGGACCAACTTCCTGGCCAACTCCAGAGTTTTCTTTACGGAGAGAGGTTCAG ATGGCAAAGTCCAATGGGAGGAAGAGGCTCATGTAGACCGGGACAAAAGCGATGAG AGTTTGCTGTGTGTGCGAGTGCCGGCCTACAGTGATGTTTCACTGAGTCACCCGGCGTCTGTCTGCTTGTACGTGTCCAATGGGAAGCGCAAGAGGAGCAGCACGCACTGTTTCAAGTATCTGCCCA AAGGGGTGACGCTTTGCCCCGTGGGGAGCAGTGGATCAGACAGGCATATGAGACCAGATGTTTCCATCGACGACAGAAACATGTCCTTCCACCTCCCTCCATACCCCAGCGATTACTCCTACTCGCACGCCTACCGGGAGGAGTACTGCCATAAACCGGAGGTCCCCGAGGACAGCGGAGGTCGAGGTGCCCTGACCGAAAGGCATCCCAGCTTCGAGAGCCTGGAGCTGGGCTTCACCGAGCTTCTTCCTCCCATGTACCCAAGAGTCCCTCAACCTCTGTCCCCCTCACCGTCCCACTCTCCCTGGCTGGATTCCCCGTATCTGTCATCCTCGCCGTCTCCCTCACACTCCTGCTCTTTGAGCCCGTATCCCGCCAGCAGCCCGATCTCCGGCTCTCCGCTCCCGCCGCTCTCTCATTCCCCGTATCCTCCGTGCTCTCAGGAGATGTGCTCATCACCTCCGTCAAACACCAGTCACTATCAGGAGCTGTGCCCGCCGCCGTACAGCCAGTACGAGGGCTGGGAGCAGCAGATGAGACCCTCGTGTGAAAGAGACGGTCTGAAGCTGGACGGTCCACCGGACTTCACGGGACCTTCGCCGATGCAACATATCACGTTAGAGGAAG TGAATGAATTCATTGGCGAAGACATCAGATCCTTTCAGATGGGTCCACACATGGACAGTAGACCTGGTTGA